The following is a genomic window from Rutidosis leptorrhynchoides isolate AG116_Rl617_1_P2 chromosome 8, CSIRO_AGI_Rlap_v1, whole genome shotgun sequence.
aagaacttccaagccatcaaagatcctttgaagctcaagttattttttcatcatttccagtaggtttacctactaaacttgaggtagtaatgatattcataacatcattcaattcatatatgtataactatcttattcgaagatttgaacatgtaatcactagaacatagtttagttaattctaaacttgttcgcaaacaaaagttaatccttctaacttgaattttaaaatcaactaaacacatgttatatatcaatatgatatgctaacttaatgatttaaaacctgaaaacacaaaaaacaccgtaaaactggatatacgccgtcgtagtaacaccgcgggctgttttgggttagttaattaaaaactatgataaagtttgatttaaaagttgttcttctgggaaaatgatttttcttatgaacatgaaactatatccaaaaatcatggttaaactcaaagtggaagtatgttttccaaaatggtcatctagacgtcgttctttcgactgaaatgactacctttacaaaaatgacttgtaacctgtattttcgactataaaattatactttttctgtttagattcataaacttaagttcaatatgaaaccatagcaacttgaatcacttaaaacggatttaaaacgaagaagttatgggtaaaacaagattggatattttttgcttgttgtaactacgtgaaaattggtaacaaatctatattaatcatatcctagctaactcatattgtattatacatgtattctaatatattatgtaatcttgggataccatagacacgtatgcaaatgttttgacatatcatatcgacccatgtatatatattatttggaacaaccatagacactctatatgcagtaatgttggagttagctatacagggttgaggttgattccaaaaatatatatactttgagttgtgatctagcctgagacgtgtatacactgggtcgtggattgattcaagataatatatatcaatttatttctgtacttctaactgtggacaactagttgtaggttactaacgaggacagctgacttaataaacttaaaacagtaaaacgtattaaaaatgttgtaaatatattttgaacatactttgatatatatgtacatatttgttataggttcgtgaatcgaccagtggctaagtcttacttcccgacgaagtaaaaatccgtgaaagtgagttatagtcccacttttaaaatctaatatttttgggatgagaatacatgcagctttctaaatgttttacaaaatagacacaaatacacgaaactacattctatggttggattattaaaccgaatattgccccttcaagtctggtaacctaagaattagggaaatgaccactaattgacgcgaatcctaaagatagatctatgggtctaacaaaccccattctggaatttggaatactttaatacttcgatttatatggtgattgcgattgccaatttatgacatacttgaaagtatgcggggaatattctatatgcattatgttaatgtcggttaccaggtgttcatcatagaatgatttttatacacttgcgagtgtaggattattgaataaatgaaatcttgtgatctattatattaatttgataatatataggttaaacctataactcacagacatttttgttgacgtttaaagcatgtttattctcaggtgattattaagagcttccgctattgcatgctaatatatggacaagacttggtgtcagcatgcttgtataatattgtttaaaactgcattcgagatttactttgttgtaacatattaatattgtaaaccaatatgtattggtagtgtgtaagtgtgatatttttagattatcatttctgataatcttggtggtgtccttttaaccttgtcgataaaataaaggttatggtttgttttaaaaacgaatgcagtcttttaaaaatgtctcatatagaggtcaaaacctcgcaatgaaatcaattaatatggaacgtttataatcaatatgaacgggaaatttcaccgGTAACAGAAAAGATTAgagctgatgtgtgcagcggggtgtacgaaatagtactatattttactacgaaatacgttacaaattacacaagttttaattatttatttacaaaatggatatacctaaaccttgctacaacactataggcagtgtacctaatcgtagagtagtatagtttttagtaagtccagttcgttccacagggagcgggcttattgcacactatatttttaaacaactatatttgtacaaaatatttataattatatataataatatataaaagggggtttaccgtttaatgaccggtttgtcgatttatattttaagcgaagcgtatagtaaataatgatatttaaataacaataaaataaataaccataattaaaatgacaataaataaaagtacgaggaaatatgaaataaaatatattatgcttatttaaacttccgtaatcatgatgtttgacgtgttgattttagttttatgcccatgggttaattgtcctttgtcctggattatttaatatgtccgtctggtttttgtccataacagtccatcagtcataaatataaagtgcgagtgtcctcatcaaattattattatacccgaagttaaatattccaactaattggggattcgaattgtaacaaggttttaatactttgtttaatgaatacaccaggttatcgactgcgtgtaaaccaaggttttactactttgttaacaattacaccaattacccttgaatgtaatttcacccctgttttaattattctagtggctattaatccattcccgtgtccggttaaatgaacgattattcgtacatataaataccccgcccatcgtgtccgatcgagtgtatatggtaatttatagggacgtccaattgtaaatctttatattaacattaacaaactatcatttagttaaacaaatataaagcccattaatagcccatagtctaatttccacaagtgtcgttcttttgtccaaaccccaattatggtacaaaacccaattacccaattttagtaattagcccaacatcatgattacttcgttttaaataagcataataataacttagttacgagacattaatttaaaaaggagaacatagcttacattgattatttatcgcgtagtgttacacggacagagctccgactttaaaaacccgtaaaaataacttttacataacccaaactaatctaatataacactaatctataatatatatacatatatatatttatttatattatactagggagtattattattattatctttttaaactcggcagaattcgcgaccttttatagggattctgaaatttctgtgctccgcgagtcgcggcactttatgcctgagaactccgcgagtcgcggggaaatggaatacagctcacacccctttggatcttctttgccgacgttttatatatataaatataaaatataaataattaatataattatttatatattatattatattcttgtgcatagtagacttgtaatttttagtccgttgcgttgggcgttgatagttgactcatgtcctggttccggattttcgaacgtccttgcgtacaatttaatatcttgtactttgcattttgtaacttgtactcttgtcatttttagatgtttttcatcaataaattgaaccttttgaattgtatcttgtacatttgagctttttggacgtttttgtcttcaaatcttcgttttcgccttttgtcttcgcacttatttatttaaacaattacaataaaaatataatacaattacatatgaaaacctattacttaggagggatattgctatgaaatatatgttcctttttagccttatcaaatatccccacacttgagcgttgcttgtcctcaagcaatacagaacttgaaataaaaacatacatgaatcacttttttattcatcacactttgtacatcagtgattttgatatggtgatataaacaatgataataacgatagaaccatggttaaaggtgggtgtgtcatccacagttgcctcgggtttaggtcaacgacacttgcaatcaaatagccgatttactttcggttcccaaagcaaagtgcacctttgaaaggcggtttacagtcccacatgactatgaaaatttagatccgttaggaaattggatctttatgaaaacatttgatcttttaaaaattcaatctagcttttaccctagacacgttttccggaataacccttcaccggtgtttgcaaaatatttttgtgggttgtgtgggtttcagatttgaaaattttagctcaacacttgtggttttgtgtcacccacttgctaaccttgtattaggaaagcaacacgttcagtatacttgctccgtatattacctttcgataaactaccgtccggttgtaaaggaaagcgttgaacaagcaactgttaaggcaatgtcccctgacatgcttttaattatggtctataacgtgtcggacgcaattactatcctttgtaggagcaatagtaaagctcacccttataattttttcggtctggcacaaggtcctgtcttcgaccatgctatgcaaccaccgttcttacggttgacacccgatttggttcaggtgacctaatgaattccaggtgaattcctaggattttacgttcaatggtaatgaacgcattgaaaatggattttcagaaaacaaatcggtttataatttgatcaaaatattttctcgttcaagctcgagtttagatatcattgaattccatgagtttgaattctcaatctttaaggtcaatctcaaggattgagttatatcagtcttaaaagctgatttttaatctttaaggagattatcctttctggggatctgattcattagtcttatcaagctaatttgcacggtgccccccattgtacgagataaatccttctcatggttaggataaatctgaccacttggcgaccctgtttgatgctgaggtccgtggatttcctgctgattttagtgatgacttttctagatttttcgtcaacctacaactggtctggacgacaacttcttgacctaaatcaagaagcgcgtgtctttttcggaagactttacttccttttaatgatggaattgattcatcgtgtagatccatctttcattacagtaactcgggtaaaatagttaatttagtccaaaacaaaagcacctgcaataaactttacagaaacatgtgatagataattttttattgaataacttggtatattctccccacacttggtttttttcatgcgtctttttatatcctaataaataaattcaagcgttttagttgtttctcaatttatgtccttttctaggtaacgataatttcggtattaacacctagttttcatcgttcataaatatgtatatacatgattttaaatttatttagttgaaaatttttcaaattttcacaaaatttggcaaataaactaagtataaacccgagagaatttataacccttccccacacttaagatcatgcaatgccctcatttgcatgaaatcagactataaatataaattcatgagggtgattagtgtagaaagtagttaaagataccataaaattgcaggatgatagatggtgcacctcatcgttcattccttcttgttttatcacacatgttttttttttttttttttttcaaaaacggttgcttttctgaactgtttgataatttttaaaaatgcgtcttttaccctaatttattatgcatgtttattaacgagttatgcactaacccgaacccctattttaacgttaagtggggttagacttccccacacttagctgacgacatgtgaagtcggtggaataagttccacgaattaaaatagtgagccagttatttgcatctcgggtggtatatattatatcaataggtttagagtttagactcacccgatcgtcactacttaattcttttttaagtgtagcttttagtaaatggatatgtctcttttctggttcttggtcaaatggatcgatatataccgacatacatatttctatagggtggacaattcctaatatttccttccgtttattctcgggatcaaagttttcacctctattacccaattgggtgaaatctgaggtgtcattatctattacagctcgtagttcatcttcggtagatgactcttctatagagaatattgggttggaaggttgtggaatggtgaagttcggtttggtctcggggttaaaattttcaacgttatcgttttcccaagagtaccaatttgtcacccttatttcttcttcatcattcattgatggattgatgattttgtcggtagaggctaatgtgtcgatatgttgtgaatttggtaagactgaataaaaagtatcatcggggtagttggtgatttcggagctctcgaattcatcaaaattcgatgatatgggatttttttgaacatgtctcctcagatcaacaggtgtgtaatttgatagagtttcagcttgccggtttacaaactctctcatttgttcattttgagcatcgagttcttcgagtttgatttttataatgtttaaagaattttcggacacgtaattttcctcgtcttctggttgttgagtttggatatattcttgggaataatcccaatttgaattgtgttcttcgtaatcgttccattcaggttccgtgggtgcgtaattttccataggaacgtaatagtaacattcccatgttgagtgataatctccacagatttcacaaccagttattgtttcgtcgttcgcgatccaagattgaccgaatgaatttttatcaacactcgtttgagagtattgatttaattgattttggagttcaaaaagagtttccaaggccctgttttcaaaattttccattttattgcgatggccaaatttttagctacaatgtggtgcatttactaattatcctattagttataaaaatagaaaaacttatataagttgtccaattaatagacttttctgcttttgcccacgtttcgaatagccaaaagatgcagcagggagccagaaccctttaaatcggaagttcacaactcagccactaacaaatccaactattactacgaagcagaaaattgtcaacgtccattaatttaaccacttaaataatttttctttccgtttgagatattagataagaaatagagaaaatttctaagtcctaaaaactaaagcgtcgagaaataagaaagaaaaagaatgcgcgtcgaaaaacgttgaaaaataaaaataagaaaatagcgcgtcgtaacttaaaaaagaattaaaaactaagaattaaaagttgcgtctaaaaatattaaagcttaaaagaaaaactatatcacaaatggtaataacttaaaaaggtactaaaatataaaaacggcgtcgcaaaattctaaagcacctaaatcttagtctaaagaaaaagcacttaagggattttacggcaaagcctaaaaatctagaagtaaaaataactatggcaaaaactaagtttaaaactaaatatgagcaaaaaaaatacaaatattacgctaaatcgattaaaaagggacaaaatataaaaatatacaaaaagttgtaaaaagtacaatttttataaaaatattatttttatattatttatttattaaaactattaattttacaatttaattaaacttaataaactaaatatacaaattaattaaaactttaattaaatactaaattaattaaatatttaaccctaataaaaattaattaataataattaataatactccgtaattaatgcagattagggttctgtgtacccgtgtcagagtatctccgcgagtcgcggtattcaaggcagcaaaccccgcgagtcgcggggttccaaatttcaactcgggtgcagttcaaaatttgacgtttttatttttttttttatttttttttattttctgtttttatattttaaaatctaaatatttatataataaaaacttatattttaaaaactaaaataaaaatagaactactttataattttataaataaaaatcgtaaaactagatttatatatattttttatttttttattttttttcggttttttttttattttttattttttattttttattttttattttttatttttttaaatttgatattgtttttctaaaaatatatttatacaaatatatattacaaatatagcgtttcgccaagttccccggcagcggcgccaaaaacttgatgtgtgcagcggggtgtacgaaatagtactatattttactacgaaatacgttacaaattacacaagttttaattatttatttacaaaatggatatacctaaaccttgctacaacactataggcagtgtacctaatcgtagagtagtatagtttttagtaagtccggttcgttccacagggagcgggcttattgcacactatatttttaaacaactatatttgtacaaaatatttataattatatataataatatataaaagggggtttaccgtttaatgaccggtttgtcgatttatattttaagcgaagcgtatagtaaatgatgatatttaaataacaataaaataaataaccataattaaaatgacaataaataaaagtacgaggaaatatgaaataaaatatattatgcttatttaaacttccgtaatcatgatgtttgacgtgttgattttagttttatgcccatgggttaattgtcctttgtcctggattatttaatatgtccgtctggtttttgtccataacagtccatcagtcataaatataaagtgcgagtgtcctcgtcaaattattattatacccgaagttaaatattccaactaattggggattcgaattgtaacaaggttttaatactttgtttaatgaatacaccaggttatcgactgcgtgtaaaccaaggttttactactttgttaacaattacaccaattacccttgaatgtaatttcacccctgttttaattattctagtggctattaatccattcccgtgttcggttaaatgaacgattattcgtacatataaataccccgcccatcgtgtccgatcgagtgtatatggtaatttatagggacgcccaattgtaaatctttatattaacattaacaaactatcatttagttaaacaaatataaagcccattaatagcccatagtctaatgtccacaagtgtcgttcttttgtccaaaccccaattatggtacaaaacccaattacccaattttagtaattagcccaacatcatgattacttcgttttaaataagcataataataacttagttacgagacattaatttaaaaaggagaacatagcttacattgattatttatcgcgtagtgttacacggacagagctccgactttaaaaacccgtaaaaataacttttacataacccaaactaatctaatataacactaatctataatatatatacatatatatatttatttatattatactagggagtattattattattatctttttaaactcggcagaattcgcgaccttttatagggattctgaaatttctatgctccgcgagtcgcggcactttatgcctgagaactccgcgagtcgcggggaaatggaatacagctcacacccctttggatcttctttgccgacgttttatatatataaatataaaatataaataattaatataattatttatatattatattatattcttgtgcatagtagacttgtaatttttagtccgttgcgttgggcgttgatagttgactcatgtcctggttccggattttcgaacgtccttgcgtacaatttaatatcttgtactttgcattttgtaacttgtactcttgtcatttttagatgtttttcatcaataaattgaaccttttgaattgtatcttgtacatttgagctttttggacgtttttgtcttcaaatcttcgttttcgccttttgtcttcgcacttatttatttaaacaattacaataaaaatataatacaattacatatgaaaacctattatttaggagggatattgctatgaaatatatgttcctttttagccttatcaagagCGTATGCGCAAGCATCTAAACTCGCCACTCGTTGCGAATGGTATGACTTGCTTTGCCAACTTGGCGATATTTCCCAACCGATTCCTTCTGACATTGCGAATGAGATTTGTCCAACAGAAGAAGCGTTGGAAGCACTTGCAAAGGCCAAAAAAGAAGTTGCAAATGTTACCATTCCAGCTTTGGAGGAGATCAGCCGGAGGGAAAACGTAACTGTTGAAGAAATCAAGGCACTCAAATTATAGTATTTTTCGCTTTACTAATGTACCTGTATTCGCAATCTTATATTGCGTTCTTTGTAAATTAGCACGCTTCGCAGAgcgtttttattaataaaattttttgTTTCGCAgttgcaatttgtttatttatatagcgATTTACTTAATATATTCATAatctagacttgtcctttgcaatttctaacttttattattgtgcacataataagtatgtactttcGCGAAACAAACTGTATctgtataaatttatatattatgaatCTTCCAAGTCCACTGAAACGATCCTTAGGTAATTTGTTAGCATTGGGAAGCATCTAAGTATGGTGAGATCAAATACTTAGaaaattttatcctttcgcaacattTATTACTTAGCACaaatgggcaatttcatcactcggCTTTAAAGGTAGTATTTGATGAACATCCGCATTGTTAGCGCATAAGTATGCTTTATCATTACTTAGCGAAATAATACCTTATATCTGAAAATATTTATTAACACCTAGCTGAATTTTGCTCAAGAATGTTAGTGTTATGATACTTATGCGTTTGTATTCTTCAAGATTATTACTGCGCGTGGTCACACACAGTGTTTTCTGCTTTGTATAGAAACATTCGCTAAAACACAACAAATTAATAacttttattcataaaactcaGGAAATTATAACCATTCATAAAAATAATGCAACGCAGTGCACGTACACTAAAACTTGATTTAGTAATCATTCGCTAAAACAATTTATCTATATCAAATATTTACACTATTCAGCGAGCACCGTATGCCCTTCAATACCAATGTTTTTGCGTGTAGTAATCATCGCACACATTGGTTCAATTACCGCCGAAGTTAGCGTACCAACACCATTGCGAGTAGAAAACTTTACCATTCCATGCAATGTTGATGATattgcgccaaacatgcgcaaagcagtgCGCCCAAGGATCATGTTAAACCTAGACTGATTACGCATTGCGTAAAGGTTTAACAAGGCTTGTGGCTTTAGCAGTTCATCATGGTCGTCTACCAATTCAATCTGTAATTCCAACTGACCAATAGGCCAAGTTAATTCCTCTGAGAAACCAGCTAGCGAAACCGCAGTAGATTTTAGTAAAGTCTTAACATGTTCAGGCAATTTGTTGAAGCACTGTTCGTACATGACATCCACACtactgccagtgtcaacatgcactTTCATTATTATAATACCAATGTTGGCGATTCGGCATGAAACCACAACTGGTTTATCAAGATCCGTGCTCAAATTTATGGGAGGGAAAGTAATAGAGGCGCATTGCCAATTTGCAAATTGCTCAGATACTTGAAGCATAGACATTCCTCTTTGAATTTCCACCATATTAATAACCTGTATTTCATGCAAATTTTCCTTCTTGCTCACCGTCTTAACACCTAATTTTTTTACTGCGGGGGCTTTTCGCTCAGTTTGAACTATCGCACCAGCATTTGGCATTTTTAGAGTATTATATCCCGCGGGTAATATCATCGAGTTTGCAGTACTCGCGGCTCCTTGAGCCAACAAGTGATTCAATTTGCCTTGCTCAAATGCTTCCGAAATTAATTCTGCTAAATCTCGACAGTGGCTAGTATCAAGACCGTAATCGTCATGAAAAATGCAAAACTTGGACTTATCACGCCTGCTATTTTCCACTAAAGGCTGAGGATCAGGAAAAGACCGCGCCACTTTTTCTTGTAAAATAATTTCCTTAGGTGTCTTTGTTAGCATTTGGATAATGTTGAAAGATTCATTATTCCATTTTCGTGATGAATAACGATCGCGCCTGTTGTATCCTTGATTATCACCTTGACCCTGATGTCTGTCGTTACGCGGGTAATTACCGCCGCCATTTCGCCTTGAATAACCCAAACTACGAAATTTATCATTGTTTCCATCACGAAAGGAATCATTATCATCTCGCCAATTTTTGTCTTTACCCCATCCGCATGTGGTAGTTATAGTACTATCTTCGCCACctctgatgtaatcatatgtttcaTGTTGAACCTTTGAAAAAGTTGGCGGAACGTCCCTTCTCAAACGCCGCACAAGCGTTGGATGTCTTTGCGGATTGATGGCATGCAAAAAACCAGAAATCTTTTGATCCTCATTCAAACTTGGTATCTTTTGGTACTCGTAGATATATCGCGTAAGCAGCACATTTAAAGTTTCTCTGTTGCCTTGCTTTATATCATGGCACTCAATGTGCGTCTTCTTTTGTGGTAAAAGATTCTGAAACTGCAATAGAAATTTATCACGAAGATCAATAAATCCGATAATACTGCGAGCTTGCAGGCTATGGAACCACTCTCTTGTTGATCCTTGCAGAACCATGGGGAATACAGGGCACGCAACCGGTTCATCCCAGTTGTAAGTGCTTTACAACTCCCTCAAACCGTTGTAAGAAATCTAGCGGGTCAGTTAAGCCAGAATAAACATCCAACATTGTAGGCACAATGGGCGGTGTAACAATCGGATAGTCGAAAATGTGTTGGACAAACTTTTCTGTAGCAGTAGTGATCTCAGTCGCCTTCTTTGTGCGGGTATCAGTATTCTCCGCACAATACTTGGTTATCATATCTTGCAAAAAATTCTGCTGTTCGAACTTATGCTGCATTGATTTAGGCACAATGCTTTTAAGAGCATCCGCTAAGAAAGTTTGAGCATTTGCTCTGCGCACAGCATCAG
Proteins encoded in this region:
- the LOC139863452 gene encoding uncharacterized protein produces the protein MVLQGSTREWFHSLQARSIIGFIDLRDKFLLQFQNLLPQKKTHIECHDIKQGNRETLNVLLTRYIYEYQKIPSLNEDQKISGFLHAINPQRHPTLVRRLRRDVPPTFSKVQHETYDYIRGGEDSTITTTCGWGKDKNWRDDNDSFRDGNNDKFRSLGYSRRNGGGNYPRNDRHQGQGDNQGYNRRDRYSSRKWNNESFNIIQMLTKTPKEIILQEKVARSFPDPQPLVENSRRDKSKFCIFHDDYGLDTSHCRDLAELISEAFEQGKLNHLLAQGAASTANSMILPAGYNTLKMPNAGAIVQTERKAPAVKKLGVKTVSKKENLHEIQVINMVEIQRGMSMLQVSEQFANWQCASITFPPINLSTDLDKPVVVSCRIANIGIIIMKVHVDTGSSVDVMYEQCFNKLPEHVKTLLKSTAVSLAGFSEELTWPIGQLELQIELVDDHDELLKPQALLNLYAMRNQSRFNMILGRTALRMFGAISSTLHGMVKFSTRNGVGTLTSAVIEPMCAMITTRKNIGIEGHTVLAE